One segment of Deltaproteobacteria bacterium DNA contains the following:
- a CDS encoding AMP-binding protein — protein sequence MVEVIWKPTGEYLENSNIARLMRQVGAANYRELHAWSVADTSRFWDTALRDLGVEWYAPYTQTQADGFPFARWFVGGKTNVVLNTVDRHIRDGRGDHICFTHECDDREPTTYTYDRLNREVCRLANAMRAHGVKKGDAVGIYMPMAPEIVVVFFAILKIGAVAIPVFSGFGPSALAVRLEDAGAKLLFTADGSFRRGKPVPLKNEADKAVDLAKTVTTVVVVARTGQAVPMTDGRDVRYADFVADHGDDAPTEICEAEDTALIIYTSGTTGRPKGTVHTHAGCIAQMAKELGYAFDVKPDSRFFWVTDIGWMMGPWEMIGVAHFGASFVIFEGVPNYPDAGRLWEMVERFRVTHLGVSPTAIRLLQQSDLSYVKKYDRTSLRYFGSTGEPWDPESYMWLFENVGESRVPIINISGGTEIVGCHLSPNPVTELTPCTLAGPALGMDVDVFDEDGHPIKTGIGHLVCKQPAPSMTKGFLGDRQRYLDTYFSKFPNIWFHGDWAEVDEQGFWYLRGRSDDTIKVAGKRTGPAEIESALMEHPSVMESAAVGLPDDLKGETVGCFVVLAPGHEPSEELRAELKDQVVRHLGKTLRPGVLVFVSDLPKTRSAKILRGTIKKVYLGQDPGDTASCANLDALDGIRAAR from the coding sequence ATGGTCGAGGTGATCTGGAAACCCACCGGCGAATATTTGGAAAACTCCAACATCGCGCGGCTGATGCGCCAGGTCGGCGCGGCGAATTATCGCGAGCTGCACGCCTGGTCCGTCGCCGACACCTCGCGCTTCTGGGACACGGCGCTCCGCGACCTCGGCGTCGAGTGGTACGCGCCGTACACGCAGACGCAGGCCGACGGTTTCCCCTTTGCGCGCTGGTTCGTCGGCGGCAAGACCAACGTCGTGCTCAACACGGTCGACCGGCACATCCGCGACGGCCGCGGCGATCACATCTGCTTCACGCACGAGTGCGACGACCGCGAGCCCACGACCTACACCTACGACCGGCTGAACCGCGAGGTCTGCCGGCTCGCGAACGCCATGCGCGCGCACGGCGTGAAAAAGGGCGACGCGGTCGGCATCTATATGCCGATGGCACCCGAGATCGTCGTGGTGTTTTTCGCGATCCTCAAGATCGGCGCGGTGGCGATTCCCGTCTTCTCGGGCTTCGGGCCATCGGCGCTGGCGGTGCGCCTGGAGGACGCCGGCGCGAAACTGCTGTTCACGGCGGACGGCTCGTTCCGGCGCGGCAAGCCCGTGCCGCTGAAGAATGAGGCCGACAAGGCCGTGGACCTCGCGAAGACCGTGACGACCGTGGTGGTGGTCGCCCGAACCGGACAAGCGGTGCCGATGACGGACGGCCGCGATGTGCGCTACGCCGACTTCGTCGCGGACCACGGCGACGACGCGCCGACCGAGATCTGCGAGGCCGAGGACACCGCGCTCATCATCTACACGTCGGGCACGACGGGGCGGCCCAAGGGCACCGTCCACACGCACGCGGGCTGCATCGCGCAAATGGCGAAAGAACTCGGGTACGCCTTCGACGTGAAGCCCGACTCGCGATTCTTCTGGGTGACCGACATCGGCTGGATGATGGGGCCGTGGGAGATGATCGGCGTCGCGCACTTCGGCGCGAGCTTCGTCATCTTCGAGGGCGTGCCGAACTACCCCGACGCCGGGCGGCTGTGGGAGATGGTCGAGCGATTTCGCGTCACGCACCTGGGCGTTTCGCCCACGGCGATCCGGCTGCTTCAGCAATCCGATCTGTCGTACGTAAAAAAGTATGACCGCACGTCGCTGCGCTATTTCGGTTCGACGGGCGAGCCGTGGGATCCCGAGTCGTATATGTGGCTGTTCGAAAACGTCGGCGAGTCGCGCGTGCCGATCATCAACATCAGCGGCGGCACCGAGATCGTCGGCTGTCACCTGAGCCCGAACCCCGTGACCGAGCTGACCCCCTGCACGCTGGCCGGCCCCGCGCTCGGCATGGACGTGGACGTGTTCGACGAGGACGGGCATCCGATCAAGACCGGCATCGGGCACCTGGTCTGCAAGCAGCCCGCGCCGTCGATGACCAAGGGATTCCTGGGCGACCGGCAGCGATACCTCGACACGTATTTCTCGAAGTTCCCGAACATCTGGTTTCACGGCGACTGGGCCGAGGTGGACGAGCAGGGCTTCTGGTATCTGCGCGGCCGGTCGGACGACACGATCAAGGTCGCGGGCAAACGCACCGGGCCCGCCGAGATCGAGTCGGCGCTCATGGAGCACCCGTCCGTTATGGAATCCGCGGCGGTGGGTCTGCCCGACGATCTGAAGGGCGAGACGGTCGGCTGCTTCGTCGTGCTCGCGCCGGGTCACGAGCCGAGCGAGGAACTTCGCGCCGAACTCAAGGATCAAGTCGTCCGGCATCTGGGCAAGACGCTGCGCCCCGGCGTGCTCGTCTTCGTGAGCGATCTGCCCAAGACGCGCTCGGCCAAGATTCTGCGCGGCACCATCAAGAAGGTGTATCTGGGTCAGGACCCGGGCGATACCGCGTCGTGCGCGAATCTGGACGCCCTCGACGGCATCCGCGCCGCCCGATAA
- a CDS encoding metallophosphoesterase family protein: MRIKIASDIHGAYDDLVAQLDGEDLCFLLGDFINIIDYSDRSGLLAEFVDRETIEQVIELTAQNRLAEAKKVMVKTAAGIEDLFGKIAERTGECYRELFSKIPCEVYLINGNVDFPPQLRANLRPNIRYIEETHVLDLNGARLGFVNGSPKMNYSFGMPGEISPEEFERRLVALGPVDHLFVHCPPAIEDLCFDRIANRDEGGSEALLRYVDAHAPRTVHYGHVHEPRRREMDYDRTRFINCGPFRDEKRLTILELPDDAA; encoded by the coding sequence GTGCGCATCAAGATCGCCAGCGATATCCACGGCGCGTACGACGACCTCGTCGCGCAGTTGGACGGCGAAGACCTGTGCTTTTTGCTCGGCGATTTCATCAACATCATCGACTACTCCGATCGGTCGGGACTGCTCGCCGAATTCGTCGATCGCGAAACCATCGAGCAGGTCATCGAGCTCACCGCGCAAAACCGCCTCGCCGAAGCCAAGAAGGTGATGGTGAAAACCGCGGCGGGAATCGAGGATCTGTTCGGAAAAATCGCCGAGCGCACCGGCGAGTGCTACCGCGAACTGTTTTCGAAGATTCCCTGCGAGGTTTATCTCATCAACGGCAACGTCGATTTTCCGCCGCAACTGCGCGCCAATCTGCGTCCCAACATCCGGTACATCGAAGAGACGCACGTACTGGATCTGAACGGCGCGCGGCTGGGATTCGTGAACGGCAGCCCGAAGATGAACTACAGCTTCGGCATGCCCGGCGAGATTTCGCCCGAGGAATTCGAGCGCCGGCTCGTCGCGCTCGGCCCGGTCGATCACCTCTTCGTGCACTGCCCGCCCGCGATCGAGGACCTGTGTTTCGACCGCATCGCGAATCGCGACGAGGGCGGCAGCGAGGCACTTCTGCGTTACGTGGACGCGCACGCGCCGAGGACGGTCCACTACGGCCATGTCCACGAACCCCGGCGACGCGAGATGGACTACGACCGCACGCGATTCATCAACTGCGGACCTTTTCGCGACGAAAAACGGCTGACGATTCTCGAACTCCCGGACGACGCCGCGTGA